A window of the Lactuca sativa cultivar Salinas chromosome 5, Lsat_Salinas_v11, whole genome shotgun sequence genome harbors these coding sequences:
- the LOC111892244 gene encoding uncharacterized protein LOC111892244, producing the protein MKMKVSFAFTWSSAARAFLFFILLAVFAFACYSLPVEKILKNFLLWIKAELGPWGPLVLAFAYIPLTVFAVPASVLTLGGGYLFGLPVGFVADSIGATLGATAAFLVGKTIGRSYVISKLKKYPKFQAIAIAIQRSGFKIVLLLRFVPLLPFNVLNYLLSVTPVRLWEYILATWLGMMPITFVFVYIGTTLKDLSDVTHGWHEISKTRWIFIGSGLMISVIMIVYIIKVAKASLEKALAENGEIDGIDLDSPGLLPILADSALGLHQPLIHTTPDDLV; encoded by the exons ATGAAGATGAAGGTTTCGTTCGCCTTTACATGGTCGTCCGCCGCTCGCGCCTTTCTATTTTTTATTCTTCTCGCTGTCTTCGCCTTTGCATGTTACTCTCTCCCGGTCGAAAAG ATTTTGAAGAACTTTTTGCTGTGGATTAAGGCAGAGTTGGGTCCTTGGGGTCCACTTGTTCT TGCTTTTGCTTACATCCCTCTAACAGTATTTGCAGTTCCCGCATCAGTGCTTACA CTTGGAGGAGGATATCTATTTGGATTGCCTGTGGGATTTGTTGCTGATTCAATTGGTGCGACTCTTGGTGCAACTGCTGCTTTCCTTGTTGGCAAAACA ATAGGACGTTCTTATGTCATTTCTAAGTTAAAAAAGTATCCCAAATTCCAGGCAATCGCTATTGCAATTCAGAGATCTGGGTTCAAG ATTGTTTTGCTGCTTCGGTTTGTTCCTTTGCTTCCATTTAATGTCTTGAATTACCTTTTATCCGTTACTCCTGTTCGCTTGTGGGAGTATATCTTGGCCACTTGGCTTGGGATGATG CCAATCACATTTGTGTTTGTGTACATTGGAACAACTCTCAAGGACCTTTCTGATGTAACACATGGCTGGCATGAGATATCAAAAACCCGTTGG ATATTTATAGGTTCTGGGCTGATGATATCAG TGATAATGATTGTTTACATCATTAAAGTTGCAAAGGCTTCTTTGGAAAAAGCACTGGCTGAAAATGGAGAGATAGATGGGATAGATTTGGATTCACCGGGGCTCCTGCCTATTTTAGCAGATTCAGCACTTGGTTTACATCAACCTCTCATACACACCACTCCAGATGATCTTGTTTGA